In Pseudomonas fluorescens NCIMB 11764, a single window of DNA contains:
- a CDS encoding MFS transporter — translation MSVQPVKIDDLPIGRFHLKIAGLTFGAHFTDGYILGLIGIAFTLLSPQMQLDAFWQGLIGASALIGLFLGSLFFGWISDKVGRQKIFLVSFVLITIASVMQFYAETAMGLFLCRVLIGIGLGGDFSVGHAMLAEFAPKKHRGVLLGSFSVIWTFGYVAATFVGTAMLSLGDDAWRWMLASSAIPAALILIARIGTPESPRWLVNQGRIAEARAIVKKHLGANVELDETQSTETRSGYAVLFSREYRKRTAFNCLFFVCIVMPYFAIYTFLPSILQKMGLAEGFGTELMLNLLLILGALIGIWCTIKFSRRGFLINSFIILAVALFMLAVLPSSAAFLMVLVFGLFTLVLSAVSNLVGVFPAESFPTEVRASGIGLATAVSRLGSAVSTFLLPVSVAGIGLSPTMGILAAILALGALLSWAWAPETKSLTLSQACKAQSPVEAGVPLAAKVATPV, via the coding sequence ATGTCCGTACAACCGGTAAAAATCGACGACTTGCCCATCGGGCGCTTCCATCTCAAGATCGCCGGCCTGACCTTCGGTGCACATTTCACCGACGGCTACATTCTCGGCCTGATCGGTATCGCCTTCACCCTGCTGAGCCCACAGATGCAGCTGGATGCATTTTGGCAGGGGCTGATCGGCGCATCGGCGCTGATCGGGCTGTTTCTCGGCAGCCTGTTTTTCGGCTGGATTTCCGACAAGGTCGGCCGGCAGAAAATTTTCCTGGTCAGCTTCGTGTTGATCACCATCGCCTCGGTCATGCAGTTCTACGCTGAAACGGCCATGGGCCTGTTTCTCTGTCGGGTGCTGATCGGTATCGGCCTGGGTGGTGACTTCAGTGTCGGCCACGCCATGCTCGCCGAGTTCGCGCCGAAGAAACACCGGGGTGTATTGCTGGGTTCGTTCAGCGTGATCTGGACCTTCGGTTACGTCGCCGCAACTTTCGTCGGCACCGCCATGCTCAGCCTTGGCGACGATGCCTGGCGCTGGATGCTGGCCTCGTCGGCGATCCCGGCGGCGTTGATTCTGATCGCCCGCATCGGCACGCCAGAGTCTCCGCGCTGGTTGGTCAATCAGGGCCGGATTGCCGAGGCCCGAGCCATCGTCAAAAAACACCTGGGTGCCAACGTCGAGCTCGACGAAACCCAGTCCACCGAAACCCGTTCTGGCTATGCGGTGTTGTTCAGTCGCGAATACCGCAAGCGCACCGCGTTCAACTGCCTGTTCTTCGTGTGCATCGTGATGCCGTATTTCGCCATCTACACCTTCTTGCCGTCGATCCTGCAGAAGATGGGCCTGGCCGAAGGCTTCGGCACCGAGCTGATGCTGAACCTGTTGCTGATCCTCGGCGCGTTGATCGGGATCTGGTGCACGATCAAGTTCTCGCGACGCGGGTTCCTGATCAACTCGTTCATCATCCTGGCGGTGGCGTTGTTCATGTTGGCCGTGTTGCCGAGTAGCGCAGCGTTCCTGATGGTGCTGGTGTTCGGGCTGTTCACCCTGGTGTTGTCGGCGGTGAGCAATCTGGTGGGCGTGTTCCCGGCCGAGAGCTTCCCGACCGAAGTGCGGGCCAGCGGGATCGGCCTGGCGACGGCAGTGAGTCGTTTGGGCTCGGCGGTCAGCACGTTCCTGTTGCCGGTGAGTGTGGCGGGAATTGGCTTGAGTCCGACCATGGGGATACTGGCGGCGATTCTGGCTCTGGGCGCGTTGTTGTCCTGGGCCTGGGCGCCGGAGACCAAATCGTTGACGTTGAGCCAGGCGTGCAAGGCGCAGAGTCCGGTCGAAGCGGGCGTTCCGCTGGCAGCAAAAGTCGCGACACCGGTCTAA
- a CDS encoding NAD-dependent succinate-semialdehyde dehydrogenase — protein MSALIRHGNFIDGQWSSGGVTYPVLNPANGELIADVQKAGAEQTCLAIDAANRALPAWRKLTAKERSQKLKRWGELMLSNQKELATLLSREQGKPLAEAMGEVVYAASFLEWFAEEAKRAYGDVIPSHKADARIIVVKEAIGVVAAITPWNFPLAMVTRKVGPALAAGCTMILKPSEETPLSAFALAVLAEQAGIPAGVFNIVSGDAVAIGGALQASGIVRKLSFTGSTRTGKLLMRQAADTLKKVSLELGGNAPFIVFDDADLDAAVKGAMASKFRNTGQTCVCVNRFFIQDGVYEAFTGKLAEAVAAMRVGSALDGETEQGPLINAAALAKVELHVSDALGKGAKLLCGGRRHALGGTFYEPTILAEANSDMLIAQDETFGPVAACFRFKDEAEVLQKANDTPYGLSAYFYSRDIGRVWRMAEGLEAGMVGINEGIISTEVAPFGGVKESGLGREGSKYGLDDYLEIKYLLMGGL, from the coding sequence ATGAGCGCGTTGATCCGTCACGGCAATTTCATCGATGGCCAATGGTCCAGCGGTGGTGTCACTTACCCGGTGCTGAACCCGGCCAATGGCGAACTGATCGCCGACGTGCAAAAGGCCGGCGCCGAACAAACCTGCCTTGCAATCGACGCCGCCAACCGTGCCTTGCCGGCCTGGCGCAAGTTGACCGCCAAGGAACGCAGCCAGAAGCTCAAGCGCTGGGGCGAGCTGATGCTGAGCAACCAGAAGGAGCTGGCGACGCTGCTCAGCCGCGAGCAGGGCAAGCCGCTGGCCGAAGCCATGGGCGAAGTGGTCTACGCCGCGAGTTTTCTGGAGTGGTTTGCCGAAGAAGCCAAGCGCGCCTATGGCGACGTGATCCCGAGCCACAAGGCGGATGCGCGGATCATCGTGGTCAAGGAAGCCATCGGCGTGGTCGCTGCGATCACACCATGGAACTTCCCGCTGGCGATGGTCACGCGCAAGGTCGGCCCGGCATTGGCGGCGGGTTGCACGATGATTCTCAAGCCTTCGGAAGAAACCCCGCTGTCGGCGTTTGCCCTGGCGGTACTGGCCGAGCAGGCCGGGATTCCGGCGGGCGTGTTCAACATCGTTTCAGGTGATGCGGTGGCGATTGGCGGGGCGCTGCAAGCTTCCGGCATCGTGCGCAAGCTGTCGTTTACCGGCTCCACGCGCACCGGCAAATTGCTGATGCGTCAGGCGGCCGACACCCTGAAAAAAGTTTCGCTGGAACTGGGCGGCAACGCGCCGTTCATTGTCTTCGACGATGCCGATCTGGACGCCGCCGTCAAAGGCGCAATGGCCTCGAAATTCCGCAACACCGGGCAAACCTGCGTTTGCGTGAACCGCTTCTTCATTCAGGACGGCGTCTACGAGGCCTTCACCGGCAAGCTCGCCGAAGCCGTGGCGGCGATGCGGGTTGGCAGTGCGCTGGACGGTGAAACCGAGCAAGGTCCTCTGATCAACGCAGCGGCGCTGGCCAAGGTCGAGCTGCATGTCAGCGACGCATTGGGGAAGGGCGCCAAGCTATTGTGCGGCGGCCGTCGCCACGCACTCGGCGGCACGTTTTATGAACCTACCATCCTCGCCGAAGCCAACAGCGACATGTTGATTGCTCAGGACGAGACCTTCGGTCCGGTTGCCGCTTGCTTCCGCTTCAAGGACGAAGCCGAAGTGCTGCAAAAGGCCAACGACACGCCGTATGGCTTGTCGGCCTACTTCTACAGCCGCGACATCGGCCGAGTGTGGCGCATGGCCGAAGGCTTGGAAGCGGGCATGGTCGGGATCAACGAAGGGATCATTTCCACGGAGGTGGCGCCGTTCGGCGGCGTCAAGGAATCGGGCCTCGGTCGCGAGGGTTCGAAGTACGGCCTGGATGATTACCTGGAAATCAAATACCTGTTGATGGGTGGTCTCTAA
- a CDS encoding aldo/keto reductase: MQYIRLGNSGLQVSRLCLGTMNMGTPDWKPWIFDEKKSEPIVAHALDNGVNFIDLADFYSAGVGEEVVGRIVKRLARREDLVITTKVGYGTRAGINASGHSRKHIMDSIDASLKRLNMDYVDVFMLHYFDVNTPVEETMSAMNDIVRSGKARYIGVSTMLTGQLAKILMACERNGWVKPINMQLQLNCAYREEEREMIPFCRDQGLGVSVFSPLARGLLTGDVQSTRNQTDFFTQQMYSDEASFEIAHSVQRVARARGVSNAQIAQAWVANHPGVDCMLVGADTTQQFDSALAALETRLDAEELHELERNYTPCDVINDYTAGKRILRSARPGLERFNLTEAVA; this comes from the coding sequence ATGCAATACATTCGTTTGGGCAACTCCGGCCTGCAAGTCTCCCGTCTGTGCCTGGGCACCATGAACATGGGCACCCCGGACTGGAAACCGTGGATTTTCGATGAGAAGAAAAGCGAGCCGATCGTGGCGCACGCGCTGGACAACGGCGTGAATTTCATCGACCTCGCGGACTTCTATTCCGCCGGTGTCGGCGAGGAAGTCGTGGGGCGCATCGTCAAGCGCCTGGCCCGCCGCGAAGACCTGGTGATCACCACCAAAGTCGGCTATGGCACCCGCGCTGGCATCAACGCCAGCGGCCATTCGCGCAAGCACATCATGGACAGCATCGACGCGTCGCTGAAGCGACTGAACATGGATTACGTCGATGTGTTCATGCTGCATTACTTCGACGTGAATACTCCGGTCGAAGAAACCATGAGCGCGATGAACGACATCGTGCGCTCCGGCAAGGCGCGTTACATCGGCGTGTCGACCATGCTCACCGGGCAGCTGGCGAAGATACTCATGGCCTGCGAGCGCAACGGTTGGGTCAAACCGATCAACATGCAACTGCAACTGAACTGCGCCTACCGCGAAGAAGAGCGCGAGATGATTCCGTTCTGCCGCGACCAGGGGTTGGGCGTCTCGGTTTTCAGCCCGCTGGCCCGAGGTCTGTTGACCGGCGACGTGCAATCGACCCGCAACCAGACTGACTTTTTCACCCAGCAGATGTACAGCGACGAAGCCTCGTTCGAGATCGCGCATTCGGTACAGCGTGTGGCCCGTGCTCGCGGCGTGTCCAACGCGCAGATCGCCCAGGCCTGGGTCGCCAATCATCCCGGCGTGGATTGCATGCTGGTCGGCGCCGACACCACGCAGCAGTTCGACAGCGCCCTGGCCGCGCTGGAAACCCGACTCGATGCCGAAGAGCTGCATGAGCTGGAACGCAACTACACCCCGTGCGACGTGATCAACGATTACACCGCCGGTAAACGTATCCTGCGTTCGGCCCGCCCGGGTCTGGAACGTTTCAACCTGACCGAGGCTGTGGCATGA
- the fae gene encoding formaldehyde-activating enzyme, with translation MKELDLYIGEGFEGPGVNAAHINMLIGPRNGPAGQAFANSLASPSQGHCPFMVIAQPNIPVKPMTLYVNKAAIGSDLHGNATWGASQAGIAKAVLEALLDGTLPPEAEDEWAIVTANWVNPACDDLDAVYLNNYNACRTAIRAALTGKPETAQLADVVNHISNPFYTPKA, from the coding sequence ATGAAAGAACTCGACCTGTATATCGGTGAAGGCTTCGAAGGCCCGGGCGTGAACGCCGCGCACATCAACATGTTGATCGGCCCGCGCAACGGCCCGGCAGGGCAGGCGTTCGCCAATAGTCTGGCATCGCCGAGCCAGGGCCATTGCCCGTTCATGGTGATCGCCCAGCCGAACATTCCGGTCAAGCCGATGACCCTTTACGTGAACAAAGCCGCGATCGGCAGTGACCTGCACGGCAACGCAACCTGGGGCGCGTCCCAGGCCGGGATCGCCAAGGCGGTGCTGGAAGCCTTGCTCGACGGCACCTTGCCGCCGGAGGCCGAAGACGAGTGGGCCATCGTCACCGCGAACTGGGTCAACCCGGCGTGCGATGACCTCGATGCGGTCTACCTGAACAACTACAACGCCTGCCGCACGGCGATCCGTGCCGCGCTGACCGGCAAACCGGAAACCGCGCAACTGGCGGATGTGGTCAATCACATCAGCAACCCTTTCTACACGCCAAAAGCCTGA
- a CDS encoding pentapeptide MXKDX repeat protein: MKKLTTVVLSMCLAMGAASVFAAEATNGMSNDSMSKDSMSKDAMKKDTMKKDAMSKDTMKKDAMSKDSMSKDGMKKDAMSKDAMKKDNMSQ, from the coding sequence ATGAAAAAGTTGACCACCGTCGTTCTGTCCATGTGCCTCGCCATGGGTGCTGCCAGTGTATTTGCCGCTGAAGCAACCAACGGCATGAGCAATGACAGCATGAGCAAGGATTCGATGTCCAAGGACGCCATGAAGAAAGACACGATGAAAAAGGATGCCATGAGCAAGGACACGATGAAGAAAGATGCCATGTCCAAGGATTCGATGAGCAAGGACGGGATGAAGAAAGATGCGATGTCCAAGGACGCCATGAAGAAGGACAACATGTCGCAATAA
- a CDS encoding molybdopterin-dependent oxidoreductase: protein MKKRIEGLDESSILKDARKIIAPQIEDRSRRSFLMRGLTLGGVAMLSGCNITDNESVETALSSMSRFNDRVQGWLFNPNALAPTYPASMITRPFPFNAFYGIDEAPTVEEESYRLEVTGLVADKRSWRLEELRAMAQNEQITRHICVEGWSAIGRWGGVRFSDFLKRVGADTDARYVGFKCADDYYTSIDMATALHSQTLLALTYDGAVLPREYGFPMKLRMPTKLGYKNPKHIQAIFVSNTYSGGYWEDQGYNWFGGS, encoded by the coding sequence ATGAAAAAGCGCATCGAAGGTCTGGACGAGTCGTCCATCCTGAAAGACGCCCGGAAAATCATTGCACCGCAGATCGAGGACCGCTCACGCCGCTCGTTCCTGATGCGTGGGCTGACCCTCGGTGGCGTGGCCATGTTGTCCGGCTGCAACATCACCGACAACGAAAGCGTCGAGACGGCGTTGTCCTCCATGTCGCGGTTCAACGATCGGGTGCAGGGCTGGTTGTTCAATCCCAACGCACTGGCGCCGACCTATCCGGCGTCGATGATCACCCGGCCGTTTCCGTTCAATGCCTTTTACGGCATCGACGAGGCACCCACTGTCGAGGAAGAAAGCTATCGACTGGAAGTCACCGGGCTGGTGGCCGACAAACGCAGCTGGCGCCTCGAAGAGCTGCGTGCCATGGCGCAGAACGAGCAGATCACCCGGCATATCTGCGTCGAAGGCTGGAGCGCGATCGGGCGTTGGGGCGGCGTACGGTTCAGCGATTTCCTGAAACGAGTTGGTGCTGACACCGATGCCAGATATGTCGGCTTCAAATGCGCCGACGACTACTACACCAGCATCGACATGGCCACCGCGCTGCACTCGCAGACCCTGCTGGCGCTGACCTATGACGGCGCGGTGCTGCCTCGTGAATACGGCTTCCCGATGAAGCTGCGCATGCCCACCAAGCTCGGCTACAAAAACCCCAAACACATCCAGGCGATTTTCGTCAGCAACACCTACAGCGGCGGCTACTGGGAAGACCAGGGCTACAACTGGTTCGGTGGCAGCTGA
- a CDS encoding cytochrome b/b6 domain-containing protein — protein MSPIPASSHPRWLRLTHWLNALAVLVMVTSGWRIYNASPLYDFSFPKGITLGGWLGGALQWHFAAMWFLAINGLVYLVINLASGRLSRRFFPVSPKGVVHDLWAALCGRLGHADLSHYNQVQRLAYLFVMVDITLLVISGLVLWKSVQFPLLRELLGGYEAARHVHFIAMALLMAFVAVHLAMVALVPKTLLAMIVGRKESV, from the coding sequence ATGTCGCCGATACCTGCTTCATCCCATCCGCGCTGGCTCCGGCTCACCCACTGGCTGAACGCGCTGGCGGTGCTGGTCATGGTCACCAGCGGTTGGCGCATCTACAACGCTTCCCCGCTTTACGACTTCAGTTTTCCCAAAGGCATCACCCTGGGCGGCTGGCTCGGCGGTGCATTGCAATGGCATTTCGCCGCGATGTGGTTCCTCGCCATCAACGGGCTCGTTTACCTGGTCATCAACCTCGCCAGCGGTCGTCTGTCACGGCGTTTTTTCCCGGTGTCACCCAAAGGTGTTGTGCACGACCTGTGGGCTGCATTGTGCGGACGTCTGGGGCATGCCGACCTGAGTCATTACAACCAGGTGCAACGGCTGGCCTACCTGTTCGTGATGGTCGATATCACGCTGCTGGTGATCTCCGGGCTGGTGTTGTGGAAGTCCGTCCAGTTTCCGCTGTTGCGTGAATTGCTGGGCGGCTACGAAGCGGCGCGGCATGTGCATTTCATCGCGATGGCGCTGTTGATGGCCTTTGTGGCGGTGCACCTGGCGATGGTCGCGCTCGTTCCCAAAACGTTGCTGGCCATGATTGTCGGTCGCAAGGAGTCCGTATGA
- a CDS encoding class I SAM-dependent methyltransferase, with translation MNSEALTTLHDHLLTALATAPAETRRLFHGRGRCWPGLEQLTVDWLQGVVLVSLFKEPEAAQLDALKQRLMAITRSPEWTQSGAHTLALQHRYLLQSTTEWLVGDVIEDMTITEGGLRYRVDLGRKQNTGLFLDMRYGRDWVRANAQGKRVLNLFAYTCGFSVAAIEGGAEHVVNLDMSSPALSRGRDNHRLNGHDLSKVSFLGHDLFKSWGKVIGKGPYDLVIIDPPSFQKGSFLLTKDYQRVLRRLPELLSPHGTVLACMNDPAFGADFLIEGVMREAPSLRFERRLENPPEFPDADVECGLKALVFTLG, from the coding sequence ATGAACTCAGAAGCGCTGACCACCCTCCACGACCATCTGCTGACAGCCCTGGCAACGGCCCCTGCAGAAACCCGCCGGCTGTTCCACGGTCGCGGTCGCTGCTGGCCGGGTCTGGAGCAACTGACCGTCGACTGGCTGCAGGGCGTGGTGCTGGTGTCGCTGTTCAAGGAACCTGAAGCAGCGCAACTGGATGCGTTGAAACAGCGGCTGATGGCGATCACCCGGTCACCCGAGTGGACGCAATCCGGTGCACATACCCTGGCGCTGCAGCATCGTTACCTGCTGCAAAGCACCACCGAATGGCTGGTCGGGGATGTGATCGAGGACATGACCATCACCGAGGGTGGCCTGCGCTATCGCGTGGACCTGGGCCGCAAGCAGAACACCGGTTTGTTCCTCGACATGCGCTATGGCCGCGATTGGGTGCGCGCCAATGCACAGGGCAAGCGGGTGTTGAACCTGTTCGCCTACACCTGCGGTTTTTCGGTGGCGGCCATCGAGGGTGGCGCTGAACACGTGGTCAATCTGGACATGTCCAGCCCGGCCCTGAGCCGTGGCCGCGACAATCACCGGCTCAACGGGCACGACTTGAGCAAGGTGAGTTTTCTCGGCCACGACCTGTTCAAGTCCTGGGGCAAGGTGATCGGCAAAGGTCCGTATGACCTGGTGATCATCGACCCGCCCTCCTTTCAGAAAGGCAGCTTTTTGCTGACCAAGGATTACCAGCGCGTGCTGCGGCGGTTGCCGGAATTGCTCAGCCCGCACGGCACGGTGCTGGCCTGCATGAATGACCCGGCGTTTGGCGCGGACTTCCTTATCGAGGGCGTGATGCGTGAAGCGCCGAGCCTGCGGTTCGAGCGACGGCTGGAGAACCCGCCGGAGTTTCCGGATGCGGATGTCGAGTGCGGATTGAAGGCGTTGGTGTTTACGCTCGGCTAA
- a CDS encoding helix-turn-helix transcriptional regulator, with protein MDALLKELPVHQGLARVFGALGQDGFWRALLDTLRLLVPLDNALVAVMTPGRVPRLLIDFDTRGSGDDPDELAGYSAGMYLLDPFYQAACAGIADGLHSLDSVAPDQFQQSEYYLSYFRSVVGSDELQFMINAEGAVLGLSLGRSTCFTLEEQGRLLCVRDWVLAAMRRHLQLMPPEGPATEAVAGDLATLLDRFDARLTVREIETARLILQGFSSKAIAQQLGISPETVKVHRRNVYHKLNVNGHGELFALVLRPR; from the coding sequence GTGGATGCGTTGCTGAAAGAGTTGCCGGTGCACCAGGGCCTGGCGCGGGTGTTTGGCGCGTTGGGGCAGGACGGTTTCTGGCGTGCGCTGCTCGACACGCTGCGACTGCTGGTGCCGCTGGACAATGCCTTGGTCGCGGTGATGACGCCTGGCCGAGTGCCGCGCCTGCTGATTGATTTCGACACCAGGGGCAGCGGCGACGACCCTGACGAACTGGCCGGCTACAGCGCCGGCATGTACCTGCTCGATCCGTTTTATCAGGCGGCCTGTGCCGGTATCGCTGACGGTTTGCATAGCCTCGATTCGGTAGCCCCCGACCAGTTTCAGCAGAGCGAGTATTACCTGAGCTACTTCCGCTCGGTGGTGGGCAGTGATGAGTTGCAGTTCATGATCAACGCCGAAGGTGCCGTGCTCGGTCTGTCACTGGGTCGCTCGACGTGCTTTACCCTGGAAGAGCAGGGCCGTCTGCTCTGTGTGCGTGACTGGGTGTTGGCCGCGATGCGTCGTCACCTGCAATTGATGCCGCCGGAAGGCCCGGCCACCGAGGCTGTGGCCGGGGATTTGGCGACCCTGCTGGATCGCTTTGATGCGCGCTTGACGGTGAGGGAAATCGAAACGGCGCGCCTGATTCTTCAGGGCTTCTCCAGCAAGGCGATTGCCCAGCAACTGGGGATATCGCCGGAAACGGTGAAGGTGCATCGGCGCAACGTCTATCACAAGCTCAATGTGAACGGGCATGGCGAGTTGTTCGCGTTGGTATTGCGGCCGCGTTGA
- a CDS encoding polyamine ABC transporter substrate-binding protein, with product MSRPRQQINLGLSACLCVSLAAVAAEGPTVHVYNWYDYIGPTTLHDFKRDTGISPVYDTFDSAEVLEGKLLTSRSGYDVVVASNFSLPTLIKAGALAPLPHAQMPDFKNMDADLLAKLANNDPGNQYAVPYLWGTNGIGYNVDKVRAALGDKAPVDSWELVFNEANLAKLGQCGVAMLDSPSEMLPVALHYLGLPPNSTNPEDYKKAEALLLKLRPHIAYFNSSKFISDLANGNICVAVGWSGAMLEAKTNAEQANNGVKIAYSLPKEGAPVWFDTLVLLKDAPHPEQGLAFIDYLMRPDVIAPVSDHLNYPNGNRSATPLVAEATRNNPAVYPSAQALATLFTLQPLPPATERVRTRIWSKVKNGQ from the coding sequence ATGAGTCGTCCCCGTCAACAGATCAATCTTGGGTTGAGCGCCTGTCTGTGCGTTTCGCTGGCGGCGGTGGCTGCCGAGGGCCCGACGGTTCACGTCTACAACTGGTATGACTACATCGGCCCCACGACCCTGCACGACTTCAAGCGCGACACCGGCATCTCACCGGTTTACGACACGTTCGACAGCGCCGAAGTGCTGGAAGGAAAACTGCTGACCAGCCGCAGCGGTTATGACGTGGTGGTGGCCAGTAACTTCAGCCTGCCGACCCTGATCAAGGCTGGCGCACTCGCGCCCCTGCCCCATGCACAGATGCCTGACTTCAAAAACATGGACGCTGATCTGTTGGCGAAACTGGCCAACAACGACCCAGGCAATCAGTACGCCGTGCCGTACCTGTGGGGCACCAACGGCATCGGCTACAACGTCGACAAGGTTCGCGCCGCGCTGGGCGACAAGGCACCGGTGGATTCCTGGGAGCTGGTGTTCAACGAAGCCAACCTGGCCAAGCTCGGCCAGTGCGGCGTGGCCATGCTCGACTCGCCGTCCGAGATGCTGCCGGTCGCCCTGCACTACCTCGGTCTGCCGCCCAACAGCACCAACCCCGAGGACTACAAGAAGGCGGAAGCGCTGCTGCTGAAACTGCGTCCGCACATCGCCTACTTCAACTCGTCGAAGTTCATCAGCGACCTGGCCAACGGCAACATTTGCGTGGCGGTGGGCTGGTCGGGCGCGATGCTCGAAGCCAAGACCAACGCCGAGCAGGCCAACAACGGCGTGAAGATCGCCTACAGCCTGCCCAAGGAAGGCGCGCCGGTGTGGTTCGACACCCTCGTGTTGCTCAAGGATGCACCGCACCCGGAGCAAGGGCTGGCGTTCATCGATTACTTGATGCGCCCTGATGTGATTGCCCCGGTCAGTGACCACCTCAACTACCCCAACGGCAACCGCAGCGCCACGCCACTGGTGGCCGAAGCGACCCGCAACAATCCGGCGGTGTACCCGTCCGCGCAAGCCTTGGCCACGTTGTTCACCCTTCAGCCGCTGCCGCCGGCCACCGAGCGGGTGCGGACGCGGATCTGGAGCAAAGTCAAAAACGGTCAGTAA
- a CDS encoding P1 family peptidase translates to MKPRARDLNLQFGQLQPGPLNAITDVPGVRVGHSNVRGRSAHGRDILTGVTVIEPRAGSTSQHPCFAGVHVLNGNGDATGLEWIREAGLLTSPVAFTNTHSLGVVRDALIVLDREQQPDDGRLYWNMPVVLETFDGLLNDINGFHVKPEHVAEALRTATGGPVTEGSVGGGSGMICHEFKGGIGTASRRLNSAQGGWTVGAIVQANHGIRNELRVDGYPVGRSMEKADSPFLKASLPHPGMGSIVVCLATDAPLLPHQCTRLAQRASLGLARTGGGNEDHSGDIFIAFATGNDVPPAAYESKKAPTTDNLRMVNNDHISELFLAATEAVEEAIINALLASDTAEGNGHAVPGLDAETLLKALRRAGWPGEQA, encoded by the coding sequence ATGAAACCACGTGCCCGCGACCTGAACCTCCAGTTCGGCCAACTGCAACCTGGCCCGCTCAATGCCATCACCGATGTACCCGGCGTGCGGGTCGGCCACAGCAATGTGCGGGGCCGCAGCGCGCATGGCCGCGACATCCTGACCGGGGTCACCGTGATCGAGCCGCGAGCCGGTTCCACGAGCCAGCACCCGTGCTTCGCCGGTGTCCATGTGCTCAACGGCAACGGCGATGCCACCGGTCTAGAGTGGATTCGCGAAGCGGGTCTGTTGACCAGCCCGGTCGCCTTCACCAACACCCACAGCCTGGGTGTGGTTCGTGATGCGTTGATTGTCCTGGACCGTGAACAGCAACCCGACGACGGACGACTTTACTGGAACATGCCGGTGGTGCTGGAAACCTTCGACGGTTTGCTCAATGACATCAATGGCTTTCACGTGAAGCCCGAACATGTGGCTGAAGCCCTGCGCACCGCAACGGGCGGGCCCGTGACCGAAGGCTCGGTCGGCGGTGGCAGCGGCATGATCTGTCACGAATTCAAGGGCGGCATCGGCACCGCTTCGCGACGTCTGAACAGTGCCCAGGGCGGCTGGACCGTTGGCGCCATCGTCCAGGCCAACCACGGCATCCGCAATGAATTGCGCGTCGACGGTTACCCGGTCGGGCGCTCCATGGAAAAAGCTGACTCGCCATTTCTCAAGGCCTCGTTGCCCCATCCGGGCATGGGCTCGATTGTCGTTTGCCTGGCCACCGATGCGCCGCTGTTGCCGCATCAATGCACCCGCCTCGCCCAGCGCGCCAGCCTCGGCCTGGCACGCACCGGCGGCGGTAACGAAGACCATAGCGGCGACATCTTCATCGCGTTCGCCACCGGCAACGACGTCCCACCCGCGGCTTATGAAAGCAAGAAGGCGCCGACTACAGACAACCTGCGCATGGTCAACAACGACCACATCAGCGAGTTGTTCCTGGCCGCCACCGAAGCCGTGGAAGAAGCGATCATCAACGCCCTGCTGGCCTCCGACACCGCCGAAGGCAATGGCCATGCGGTGCCGGGGCTGGACGCCGAAACGCTGCTCAAAGCCTTGCGTCGGGCAGGCTGGCCGGGCGAACAGGCGTAA
- a CDS encoding NAD(P)H-dependent oxidoreductase produces the protein MHTLIVVAHHNPDSLTHSLAARIAEGLTASDPANTVEFADLFAQGFEPRFGAADFAVHHREASPPADVIAEQARIDRADHLVLVYPVYWWSMPAILKGWIDRVFTNGWAFDYTADSLEKKLGHLRVHLIGVGGADAGTFDRHGFTEAMRTQIDHGIFDYCGARVLTSELFLESESQNPTVHLEAASALGRRLLAASAQVDPVTPVRPASLPDARL, from the coding sequence ATGCATACCCTCATCGTTGTCGCTCATCACAATCCCGATTCGCTTACCCACAGCCTCGCGGCCCGGATCGCTGAAGGCCTGACCGCCAGCGATCCCGCCAACACCGTGGAATTTGCCGATCTGTTCGCCCAAGGATTCGAACCGAGGTTCGGCGCCGCGGATTTTGCGGTGCATCACCGGGAAGCGTCACCGCCCGCGGATGTGATCGCCGAACAGGCACGAATCGACCGTGCCGACCATTTGGTGCTGGTCTATCCGGTCTACTGGTGGTCAATGCCGGCGATTCTCAAGGGCTGGATCGATCGAGTGTTCACCAACGGCTGGGCGTTCGATTACACGGCGGACAGCCTGGAGAAAAAACTGGGTCACCTGCGGGTTCACCTCATCGGCGTCGGCGGTGCCGATGCGGGCACGTTTGATCGACACGGTTTCACTGAGGCGATGAGAACGCAGATCGACCACGGCATTTTCGATTACTGCGGTGCTCGGGTGCTGACGTCCGAGCTGTTCCTCGAGTCGGAAAGCCAGAACCCGACGGTGCATCTGGAGGCCGCTAGCGCCTTGGGTCGCCGCCTCCTTGCGGCTTCGGCACAGGTCGATCCCGTTACGCCTGTTCGCCCGGCCAGCCTGCCCGACGCAAGGCTTTGA